The Pontibacter pudoricolor genome contains a region encoding:
- a CDS encoding translocation/assembly module TamB domain-containing protein, protein MLLLLLFIAVFFAIRIPAVQTHIAQRAATWLSEATNHNVSVGRVDIEFFSNVILEQVQIRDYKQNELFYIGRIEADIAAFSILHPNSLSIATLELQEPRANLVYYQGSDSLNAGEFFEALGDLFVKDTTKVSKPFKFDLAELIIKNGRFTYDDFNKPLAQHGMDYSHLTVDSIYGNFDALVLADTLKAHITNFSAIEKRSDTHLRKLDTKMTYAATFWEWADLDLRVQDSNVRDFVRFDFNRFKNFTSFNDSVTMTANLRDSYVYAKDIAKFTTLLKDYNDEEIQVNSINYKGKVSNFSADSVDLEYGQNTHIVGSISADGLPNFKETFANLKLKPSTIDADDIKQFLPRDAYEVADRLGTVKLDGRFLGFYNDFVANGSFATALGNVRSDINLKIDDDKRTSSYKGFVSTKGFNLGKLINRTDLITTISMSGQVAGSGFTLEDANVDVDATINQLNFKNYNYQNIVANGNLSRQKFIGQVSINDPNLVFDADGEVYLSSNKQAFNMVANLQKVDLQALHFSKDPLTIRANANLNFKGLRLDDFVGIASFDSATINYKGKELALDSLYINSEIVEGQRALNLVSDMLTLQVDGDFNYSTLIADLDQLAHEYKLNFESNDPVTQAYYRRKSGAPANEYSLNYKLYLKDVSPLLELVVPQLSISQNTNVEGSFRHGNTVIATMYGTIDTLSYDAYNLYRNTFDITSSKLQQSPDVLASIIYTSEEQLLPTAGITRDFYLEGIWSERKIDFATSVRQPEYNNRATITGDLNFLENQIQLVFDKSNIILRDMPWAFTPGNTIVIGDAGKSFTFENFAITNQQQVIRALGSISEDPNSTLTLNVEQFDLRNLNTLMTEKIAGTLSGEVVARDMYNRALLNINARVDSFLLDNFLIGDISGKADWNNAIKQMVVDVGIDRNNKKVLTVTGNYNPNAVDDQLDLLAVMDQAQLKMVEPLLKPILSDLQGDLEGRVRILGQLTAPILKGSVMVSNGQFKFDYLNTTYRFNDRVYLGPNSISFRNAQLRDLFGNTATVTGGIAHDGFSNMVIDLSARYRNFMILNTTAEQNELYYGTAFGTGTASVLGPVENLRINVDARSEENTRLVIPLDNQENIARKDFIKFLTRTPDSLAVAVDDQKVDLSGINMNFNLDVTDDAYFEIIIDRTTGDVIRGSGSGDIRMTIDTRGDFNMYGVFEITKGAYNLNLLEGLVTREFNVQPGSTITWNGDPLGGIMNITGNYTQMASLPVTETSTLQGRYPITAIIDLDGPLLTPQITLGLNFDQVPQTAETEALTSAIKSDEAELNRQVFSLMVLGRLSPQGTFSTVDAGSTAVGGSLGSLLSGQLSNFLNSIDSNLEIDIGLGNINQDALSSLQVRLSYSFFQGRLRVTSEAGLGNSNLAGTTKDNGYQGDWSLEYYITKSGELRGRIEYSTIPRGLLDRRTNRQSFSLLHTKRFDNLKELFMSNRRQRRLEEQERQQIILDSDPRLNLEQ, encoded by the coding sequence ATGTTGCTTTTGCTGCTATTTATAGCTGTATTCTTTGCTATTCGCATTCCGGCAGTGCAAACCCACATAGCTCAGCGCGCTGCCACCTGGCTCTCAGAAGCTACCAACCACAATGTGAGTGTAGGCCGTGTTGACATCGAGTTTTTCAGCAACGTGATACTGGAGCAGGTGCAAATCCGCGACTATAAACAGAACGAGCTGTTTTACATCGGCCGCATCGAGGCAGATATTGCCGCCTTCTCTATTCTGCACCCCAACTCGCTAAGCATAGCTACCCTGGAATTGCAGGAACCACGCGCCAACCTGGTTTATTACCAAGGATCGGATTCGCTTAACGCCGGAGAATTTTTTGAAGCCTTAGGCGACCTGTTTGTAAAAGATACGACCAAAGTTTCCAAGCCCTTTAAGTTCGACTTGGCTGAGTTGATCATCAAGAATGGCCGCTTTACTTACGACGACTTCAACAAGCCACTTGCCCAGCATGGCATGGACTACTCCCACCTTACCGTAGATAGCATCTATGGAAATTTTGATGCGCTCGTACTGGCCGATACATTGAAAGCGCATATCACCAACTTCAGCGCTATCGAAAAACGATCTGATACGCACCTCCGAAAGCTGGACACTAAAATGACGTATGCTGCTACGTTCTGGGAGTGGGCTGATCTGGACCTGAGAGTACAGGATAGTAACGTCCGGGATTTTGTGCGTTTCGATTTTAACCGGTTTAAGAACTTTACTAGCTTTAACGACAGCGTAACCATGACCGCCAACCTGCGCGACTCTTATGTGTATGCTAAAGACATCGCTAAATTCACGACGCTGCTGAAGGATTATAACGATGAAGAGATCCAGGTCAACTCGATCAACTATAAAGGGAAAGTCTCTAATTTCAGTGCCGACAGCGTGGACCTGGAATATGGGCAGAACACTCATATAGTTGGAAGCATCAGTGCCGATGGTCTGCCAAACTTTAAAGAGACCTTTGCCAACCTGAAGCTGAAGCCATCAACTATAGATGCCGATGACATTAAGCAGTTTTTGCCGCGTGATGCTTATGAGGTGGCTGACAGACTGGGCACTGTTAAACTGGACGGCCGTTTCCTGGGTTTTTATAACGACTTTGTAGCCAATGGTAGCTTTGCAACCGCACTGGGCAATGTCCGCTCCGACATTAACCTGAAAATTGACGATGACAAGCGCACCTCTTCTTATAAAGGTTTTGTGAGCACCAAAGGCTTTAACCTGGGTAAACTAATCAACCGCACCGATCTTATCACAACTATATCTATGAGCGGCCAGGTTGCAGGCTCCGGTTTTACTCTGGAAGATGCCAACGTGGATGTGGATGCCACTATAAACCAGCTGAATTTTAAGAACTATAACTACCAGAACATTGTAGCGAACGGAAACCTGAGCCGGCAGAAGTTTATAGGGCAGGTTTCTATAAATGACCCTAACCTGGTTTTTGATGCAGATGGCGAAGTTTACCTGTCAAGCAATAAACAAGCCTTTAACATGGTCGCCAATTTACAGAAAGTAGATCTGCAGGCGCTGCATTTCTCGAAGGATCCTTTAACTATACGTGCCAATGCCAATCTTAATTTTAAGGGTCTGCGCCTTGATGACTTTGTAGGGATAGCCAGTTTCGACAGTGCAACTATAAACTATAAAGGCAAAGAGCTGGCATTAGACTCGCTTTACATAAACTCTGAAATTGTAGAAGGCCAGCGGGCCCTCAACCTGGTATCAGATATGCTAACGCTGCAGGTAGACGGTGACTTTAACTATAGTACCCTGATTGCAGATCTTGACCAGCTGGCCCACGAATACAAACTTAACTTTGAAAGCAACGACCCGGTAACACAGGCCTACTACCGTAGAAAGTCCGGAGCTCCCGCCAATGAGTACAGCCTGAACTATAAACTATACCTGAAAGATGTAAGCCCTTTGCTGGAACTGGTTGTACCGCAACTCAGCATTTCACAGAACACGAACGTGGAAGGCTCCTTCCGGCATGGCAACACGGTTATAGCAACTATGTACGGCACTATTGACACCCTCTCCTACGACGCCTATAACCTGTACCGCAATACATTTGATATCACCTCATCCAAACTGCAGCAAAGCCCGGATGTACTGGCAAGTATTATCTACACCTCGGAAGAGCAGTTGCTGCCGACCGCCGGCATTACCCGCGACTTTTACCTCGAAGGTATCTGGAGTGAGCGTAAGATCGATTTTGCGACCAGTGTGCGTCAGCCCGAATATAATAACCGCGCCACCATTACCGGCGACCTTAATTTTTTAGAAAATCAGATTCAGCTTGTATTTGACAAGTCGAACATAATACTACGGGACATGCCGTGGGCCTTTACGCCGGGCAACACTATAGTTATCGGGGATGCCGGCAAAAGCTTCACCTTCGAAAACTTCGCGATCACAAACCAGCAACAGGTTATCCGGGCACTTGGCTCCATTTCAGAAGACCCGAACAGCACGCTTACGTTAAATGTAGAGCAGTTCGACCTGCGCAACCTGAACACCCTGATGACCGAGAAAATTGCAGGTACCCTTAGTGGCGAAGTAGTAGCAAGGGACATGTATAACCGCGCCTTACTTAACATAAATGCCCGGGTAGATTCTTTTTTACTGGATAATTTTCTGATCGGGGATATATCGGGCAAAGCGGACTGGAACAATGCCATTAAGCAGATGGTAGTGGATGTGGGCATCGACCGGAATAATAAAAAAGTGCTGACCGTAACGGGCAACTATAACCCGAATGCAGTAGATGACCAGCTGGACCTGCTTGCCGTAATGGACCAGGCGCAGCTTAAAATGGTTGAACCACTCCTGAAGCCTATTCTATCTGATCTGCAGGGAGACCTGGAAGGGCGTGTGCGTATACTGGGTCAGCTGACTGCCCCAATTCTTAAAGGTTCTGTTATGGTATCAAACGGGCAATTTAAATTTGACTACCTGAACACCACCTACCGTTTCAACGACCGCGTCTACCTTGGGCCAAACAGCATCAGCTTCCGGAATGCGCAGCTAAGAGACTTGTTCGGCAATACAGCTACCGTTACAGGCGGCATTGCCCACGATGGCTTCTCTAACATGGTGATAGACCTGAGCGCCCGCTACCGCAATTTCATGATCCTGAACACGACCGCTGAGCAGAACGAACTATACTATGGAACGGCTTTCGGAACGGGAACAGCCAGCGTACTTGGTCCGGTAGAAAACCTGCGCATTAATGTAGACGCCCGAAGCGAAGAAAATACCCGCCTTGTAATTCCGCTGGATAACCAGGAAAATATTGCCCGAAAGGATTTCATCAAATTCCTGACCCGCACCCCGGATAGCCTGGCAGTGGCTGTAGATGACCAGAAGGTAGACTTGTCGGGCATTAACATGAATTTTAACCTGGACGTAACCGACGATGCCTATTTCGAGATCATCATTGACAGAACTACCGGCGACGTGATCCGGGGCTCCGGATCCGGCGATATCAGGATGACTATAGACACCCGAGGCGACTTTAATATGTATGGTGTGTTTGAGATAACCAAGGGAGCTTATAACCTGAATTTGCTGGAGGGATTGGTAACCCGCGAATTCAACGTACAGCCCGGCAGCACCATTACCTGGAACGGCGACCCGCTGGGCGGCATTATGAACATAACCGGTAACTATACCCAAATGGCATCGCTTCCGGTTACAGAAACCAGCACCCTGCAGGGCCGCTACCCTATTACCGCAATCATTGACCTGGATGGTCCGTTGCTTACGCCACAGATTACCTTAGGGTTAAACTTTGACCAGGTGCCCCAAACTGCCGAAACAGAAGCCCTTACCAGCGCTATAAAATCCGATGAAGCTGAACTTAACCGGCAGGTTTTCAGCTTAATGGTATTAGGCAGATTATCTCCGCAGGGCACATTTAGTACTGTAGATGCCGGAAGCACAGCAGTTGGCGGTAGTTTGGGTAGTTTATTATCGGGCCAGCTGAGCAACTTCCTTAATAGCATAGACAGCAACCTGGAGATTGATATCGGGTTAGGAAACATTAACCAGGATGCCCTTTCGTCGTTGCAGGTCCGTTTAAGTTATTCGTTTTTCCAGGGCAGGCTGCGTGTAACCAGCGAGGCCGGTTTAGGCAACAGCAACCTGGCCGGAACCACAAAAGACAACGGTTACCAGGGCGACTGGTCGCTGGAGTACTATATAACAAAGAGTGGCGAACTACGCGGACGCATAGAATACAGCACGATACCCCGTGGCTTGCTTGACAGGCGTACCAACAGGCAAAGTTTCAGTTTGCTGCACACCAAGCGTTTCGATAACCTGAAAGAGCTGTTTATGAGCAACCGCCGTCAGCGAAGACTGGAAGAACAGGAACGGCAACAGATCATCCTCGACTCGGACCCACGGCTGAACCTGGAACAATAA
- a CDS encoding cell division protein FtsX, with the protein MAKQHRSVKKKKLGNYPHTMVVFSISLALFVIGLFGLLLIHAGKLSEKVKESIEMQLYLDKNLTGVQLANIKKKLAAKEYVAIKGDTAQVRFVSKEEGAKKFLETTGEDFTSFLGENPLRDAYVLNIKAENTTPVLMKGIQNDLEDVEGVFEVQYVESSFIESINTNIQKVSIILLGFAAILLVVVTILINNTIKLALYSQRFLIRSMQLVGATGYFIQRPFLNRAAWQGVVSGIIASVLLFALMQYAYTEIEELKELRNVEQTYILMGALLVIGCIIGFLSSFRAVRKYLRLSLDELY; encoded by the coding sequence ATGGCAAAGCAACACAGATCAGTTAAAAAGAAGAAGCTCGGGAATTACCCACATACGATGGTGGTATTCAGTATCTCACTTGCCCTGTTCGTGATCGGGCTGTTTGGGTTGCTGCTCATTCATGCCGGCAAGTTATCCGAGAAGGTAAAGGAAAGCATTGAAATGCAACTGTACCTGGATAAGAACCTGACAGGTGTGCAGCTGGCTAACATCAAGAAAAAATTAGCTGCCAAGGAATATGTGGCTATAAAAGGCGATACAGCCCAGGTACGTTTTGTATCGAAAGAGGAAGGTGCAAAAAAATTCCTGGAAACGACCGGTGAAGACTTTACGTCCTTTTTAGGAGAAAACCCGCTCCGCGATGCCTATGTGCTGAACATTAAAGCCGAAAACACGACTCCGGTGCTTATGAAAGGGATACAAAATGACCTGGAAGACGTGGAGGGCGTTTTTGAGGTACAGTACGTTGAATCCAGCTTTATCGAATCTATCAATACCAACATCCAGAAGGTTAGCATTATACTGCTTGGCTTTGCGGCTATACTGCTGGTGGTAGTAACGATACTCATCAATAATACTATAAAACTGGCCTTATACTCGCAGCGCTTCCTTATCCGGAGTATGCAGCTGGTGGGTGCTACCGGTTACTTTATACAACGTCCGTTCCTGAACCGTGCTGCCTGGCAGGGCGTTGTGAGCGGCATTATTGCATCTGTTCTATTATTTGCGCTGATGCAATACGCTTATACTGAGATAGAAGAACTGAAAGAGCTTCGTAACGTCGAACAAACCTATATCCTGATGGGCGCACTGCTCGTAATTGGCTGCATTATCGGGTTCCTGAGCTCATTCCGCGCGGTACGTAAATACCTGCGCCTTTCACTTGACGAACTATACTAA
- a CDS encoding DUF3098 domain-containing protein produces MENKDRLAFGRKNYILMLVGIVVLAIGFIIMTLDTEQYGLGFMGITLGPIVVMAGFIIEFFAILIKDKNHE; encoded by the coding sequence ATGGAAAATAAAGACAGACTTGCCTTTGGCAGAAAAAATTACATCCTGATGCTGGTTGGCATTGTGGTACTGGCTATCGGTTTCATCATCATGACGCTGGATACCGAGCAATATGGCCTTGGCTTTATGGGTATTACTTTAGGCCCTATAGTTGTAATGGCCGGCTTCATCATCGAATTTTTCGCCATCCTTATCAAAGACAAAAACCACGAGTAA
- a CDS encoding undecaprenyl-diphosphate phosphatase → MSVWQAIILAIIEGLTEFLPISSTGHMIIASALMGINELPITKILTVNIQFGAILSVVVLYWRRFLQSWNFYLKLLIAFIPAAVIGFALGDIIDAMLESVVITAIMLVLGGVVLLFVDKWFAFSEKTTVNYKNAFLIGLAQCVAMIPGVSRSAASIVGGMAQGIDRKTAAEFSFFLAVPTMLAASTYKLLTDLLQLEISDLLKFDLVKIRNSFEIITADDLQLLLVGNFVAFIVAMIAIRFFISFLTKYGFKMFGYYRIALGVVLLALLAMGVDLRV, encoded by the coding sequence ATGAGCGTTTGGCAGGCTATTATTTTAGCCATTATTGAAGGGCTTACCGAGTTTTTACCTATTTCCTCTACCGGCCACATGATCATCGCATCGGCCCTGATGGGAATAAATGAATTACCAATTACCAAGATCCTGACTGTAAACATACAGTTCGGGGCTATACTGTCGGTGGTAGTATTGTACTGGAGGCGTTTTCTGCAAAGCTGGAATTTTTACCTGAAGCTGTTGATTGCCTTTATTCCTGCTGCTGTTATTGGTTTTGCCTTAGGTGATATTATAGATGCCATGCTGGAAAGTGTGGTGATTACAGCTATAATGCTGGTGCTTGGTGGCGTGGTGCTTTTGTTTGTAGATAAATGGTTTGCTTTCTCTGAAAAGACGACTGTAAACTACAAAAATGCTTTCCTGATTGGTTTGGCGCAATGTGTGGCCATGATACCAGGGGTTTCGCGCTCGGCAGCATCTATAGTTGGTGGTATGGCGCAGGGCATCGACCGCAAAACTGCTGCGGAGTTCTCTTTCTTTTTAGCAGTGCCCACCATGCTGGCGGCTTCTACTTACAAGCTTCTTACAGACCTGCTGCAACTGGAAATCTCTGACCTCCTTAAATTTGACCTGGTTAAGATCAGGAACAGTTTTGAAATTATAACTGCTGATGACCTGCAACTGTTGCTTGTCGGTAATTTTGTAGCCTTTATAGTTGCCATGATCGCTATCCGGTTCTTTATAAGCTTCCTGACAAAGTATGGCTTTAAAATGTTTGGCTATTACCGTATAGCTTTAGGTGTTGTGTTGCTGGCCCTGCTGGCTATGGGTGTTGATTTAAGAGTTTAA
- the truB gene encoding tRNA pseudouridine(55) synthase TruB, producing MAYNFEAGEVLLIDKPLTWTSFDVVKKVRNTLRIKKIGHAGTLDPLASGLLILCTGKFTKSIDQIQAQEKEYTGTIILGQYTPSYDKETEVTETKDISHLTPETIKAAADSFVGTIEQVPPIYSAVMVDGKRAYDLARRGKAAELKPRTITIKAFDITDIEGEVVSFKVICTKGTYIRSLAHDLGVKLRVGGHLGSLVRTRIGDYKLEDALTIEDIQAIRKAQLEADGSNS from the coding sequence ATGGCCTATAACTTTGAAGCAGGCGAAGTACTGCTTATAGATAAACCGCTTACCTGGACATCGTTTGATGTTGTAAAAAAGGTGCGCAATACATTACGGATAAAGAAGATCGGCCACGCCGGAACCTTAGATCCCTTAGCGTCAGGGTTGCTTATACTTTGCACCGGCAAATTCACCAAAAGTATTGACCAGATTCAGGCACAGGAAAAAGAATACACCGGTACCATCATTTTAGGGCAGTATACCCCTTCTTATGATAAAGAGACCGAAGTAACCGAAACCAAAGACATCAGTCACCTGACTCCTGAAACTATAAAAGCCGCTGCCGATAGCTTTGTCGGAACTATAGAACAGGTACCTCCTATTTACTCGGCGGTGATGGTAGATGGCAAACGCGCCTACGACCTGGCCCGCCGCGGAAAAGCTGCAGAACTGAAGCCGCGAACTATAACCATAAAAGCCTTTGATATAACCGATATTGAAGGTGAAGTGGTCAGCTTTAAAGTTATTTGTACCAAAGGCACCTATATCCGTAGCCTGGCGCATGATCTGGGTGTGAAGCTGCGTGTCGGCGGGCATTTGGGCTCTCTGGTTCGCACACGTATTGGCGACTATAAGCTCGAAGATGCCTTAACTATAGAAGATATTCAGGCAATAAGAAAAGCACAGCTGGAAGCGGATGGAAGTAATTCGTAA
- a CDS encoding bifunctional riboflavin kinase/FAD synthetase has translation MEVIRNIADFPQLSYPVVTSGTFDGVHVGHQKILQRVIERAQQNNGQSVVITYWPHPRLVLFPEDNDLKLLSTIDERIEQLRSFGIDYLLLIPFTKEFSRTSSRSFITDILVKALHTKVLVIGYDHRFGKNREGSFEHLMAHSSKYGFEVEEIPREDVDDVGVSSTKIRKALESGDLETATSYLGRYYTLTSTIVEGNKLGRTIGYPTANLALPGPNKLIPANGVYAVWATIDGERHPGMMNIGMRPTVDGTHLTLEVNLLNFNRDIYGQTITVAFVAHLRQEEKFSSLDALKAQLARDKDATAKVLGL, from the coding sequence ATGGAAGTAATTCGTAACATAGCTGATTTTCCGCAACTAAGTTACCCGGTGGTTACCAGCGGCACTTTTGACGGGGTGCATGTTGGTCACCAGAAAATATTACAGCGCGTTATAGAACGTGCGCAGCAGAATAACGGGCAGAGCGTGGTGATCACGTACTGGCCACACCCGCGTCTGGTCCTCTTTCCGGAAGACAACGACCTGAAACTACTCTCAACTATAGACGAGCGTATAGAACAGCTCCGTAGCTTCGGCATCGATTATCTGCTGCTCATCCCTTTTACCAAGGAATTCTCCCGTACCAGTTCGCGCAGCTTTATTACGGATATACTGGTAAAAGCACTGCACACCAAAGTACTGGTTATTGGCTACGACCACCGTTTCGGCAAGAACCGCGAAGGCAGTTTCGAGCACCTGATGGCCCATAGCAGCAAGTATGGTTTTGAAGTAGAAGAAATTCCGCGCGAAGATGTGGATGATGTTGGCGTAAGCTCCACCAAAATACGAAAAGCACTTGAAAGCGGTGACCTGGAAACTGCCACCAGTTATTTGGGCAGATACTATACATTAACCTCAACTATAGTTGAAGGCAATAAGCTTGGCCGAACAATAGGCTATCCAACCGCAAACCTGGCTTTACCCGGACCTAATAAGCTGATACCAGCCAATGGCGTGTATGCTGTGTGGGCAACTATAGATGGTGAGCGCCACCCCGGCATGATGAACATAGGCATGCGCCCGACCGTAGACGGCACCCACCTGACCCTGGAAGTAAACCTGCTTAACTTTAACCGCGACATTTACGGCCAAACTATAACCGTAGCCTTTGTAGCTCATCTCCGACAAGAAGAGAAATTCAGTAGCCTCGATGCATTGAAGGCACAGTTAGCAAGAGATAAGGACGCGACTGCAAAAGTGCTGGGCCTATAG
- a CDS encoding ISAs1 family transposase: MPKKTLQSIIDRKCHYVIKVKANQRRLLEQLHLTCACPAEDVSQSSKRHKGRSKHRQVEVYKALEEAAANWPALNTFLKVGSRGKVAYRKVSYYISDLQGQASGFAAGIQGHWAIENKLHWVKDALLAEDKNKAKKGNGPAVLSLIRGFAIRALAKSTLPVLQTIRMVTNKPSKILELLE; this comes from the coding sequence ATGCCCAAAAAAACGCTGCAAAGCATTATTGACCGTAAGTGCCATTATGTAATAAAAGTAAAGGCCAATCAGCGCCGCCTGCTGGAGCAGTTACACCTTACCTGTGCCTGTCCTGCTGAAGATGTGAGCCAAAGCAGCAAGCGACACAAAGGGCGCAGCAAACACAGGCAGGTGGAAGTATATAAAGCCTTAGAAGAGGCGGCTGCCAACTGGCCCGCGCTCAACACATTCCTCAAAGTCGGTAGTCGGGGAAAGGTAGCCTACAGGAAAGTGAGTTATTATATCAGTGATCTGCAAGGGCAGGCAAGCGGGTTTGCAGCAGGCATCCAGGGACACTGGGCCATTGAAAACAAGCTGCACTGGGTCAAGGATGCACTGCTGGCAGAAGACAAAAACAAAGCAAAGAAAGGCAATGGGCCAGCCGTGTTGTCCCTGATCCGGGGCTTTGCCATCAGAGCATTAGCTAAATCCACCTTGCCAGTATTACAGACTATAAGAATGGTTACTAACAAGCCATCAAAAATACTAGAACTCCTAGAATGA
- a CDS encoding CoA transferase subunit A, which translates to MINKTVKNVQEALQGVQDGMTLMLGGFGLCGIPENCIQELLRIGVKDLTCISNNAGVDDFGIGLLLQKRQVKKMIASYVGENAEFERQLLSGELEVELNPQGTLAERIRAGGAGIPAFFTPAGYGTEVGEGKESREFNGKMYLMETWLKADFAFVKAWKGDTAGNLIYKGTARNFNPMMATAGKITVAEVEELVPAGELDPNMIHTPGIFVQRIFQGEKYEKRIEQRTVRQA; encoded by the coding sequence ATGATCAATAAAACTGTTAAAAACGTCCAGGAAGCATTACAGGGTGTTCAGGATGGCATGACACTAATGCTTGGCGGCTTCGGATTGTGCGGTATCCCTGAAAACTGCATACAGGAACTGCTGCGAATAGGCGTAAAAGACCTTACCTGCATCTCGAACAATGCCGGCGTTGATGATTTTGGGATAGGCCTGCTGCTGCAAAAGCGCCAGGTAAAGAAAATGATCGCCAGCTATGTCGGCGAAAATGCCGAGTTTGAGCGCCAGTTACTATCCGGTGAACTTGAAGTAGAACTGAATCCACAGGGAACCCTGGCAGAGCGTATTCGTGCCGGAGGGGCCGGTATACCTGCCTTTTTTACGCCAGCTGGTTATGGAACTGAAGTGGGCGAAGGCAAGGAGAGTCGTGAGTTTAACGGCAAGATGTACCTGATGGAAACCTGGCTGAAAGCAGACTTTGCGTTTGTAAAAGCCTGGAAAGGCGACACAGCCGGAAACCTGATCTATAAAGGTACTGCCCGCAACTTTAACCCAATGATGGCCACAGCCGGAAAGATAACCGTTGCTGAAGTGGAAGAACTGGTACCAGCCGGCGAACTGGACCCGAATATGATTCACACGCCGGGCATATTTGTACAGCGCATTTTCCAGGGCGAGAAGTACGAGAAACGCATCGAACAGAGAACGGTTAGACAGGCTTAA
- a CDS encoding CoA transferase subunit B, with product MALDKNQIAKRIAQEVKNGMYVNLGIGIPTLVANYIPHGIEVVLQSENGLLGMGPFPTEDKVDADLINAGKQTITTLPGSSIFSSADSFGMIRGEHVDLTILGAMEVSEDGDIANWKIPGKMVKGMGGAMDLVASAKNIIVAMQHTARDGSSKLLKECTLPITGLKCVKKIVTDLAVLEVTDKGFKLLERAPGVTVEDIQKATEGTLIVEGEIPEVQL from the coding sequence ATGGCTTTAGATAAAAATCAGATAGCGAAACGAATCGCACAGGAAGTTAAGAACGGCATGTATGTGAACCTGGGCATCGGTATCCCGACGCTGGTAGCAAACTATATTCCGCATGGCATAGAAGTGGTATTGCAGTCAGAGAATGGTTTACTGGGCATGGGCCCCTTCCCTACCGAAGACAAAGTAGATGCCGACCTGATAAATGCAGGTAAACAAACGATAACCACATTGCCGGGCTCATCTATCTTCAGTTCTGCAGACAGCTTTGGTATGATACGCGGCGAGCACGTGGACTTAACGATATTGGGTGCGATGGAGGTATCCGAAGATGGCGACATTGCCAATTGGAAGATTCCGGGCAAAATGGTAAAAGGCATGGGTGGCGCTATGGACTTAGTGGCGTCAGCCAAAAATATTATAGTTGCCATGCAGCACACTGCCCGCGACGGTTCGTCCAAGCTTTTAAAAGAATGTACACTGCCCATTACCGGCCTTAAATGCGTGAAGAAGATCGTAACGGATCTTGCCGTACTGGAAGTTACTGACAAAGGCTTTAAACTGCTGGAAAGAGCGCCCGGCGTAACTGTAGAAGACATTCAGAAAGCAACAGAAGGCACGCTTATAGTTGAAGGCGAGATACCGGAGGTACAACTATAG